One Mesorhizobium sp. L-2-11 genomic region harbors:
- a CDS encoding PqqD family protein has translation MNLTDRVAIPAQVMARQVGNETVILDLASGTYFGLDTVGARIWILLSEGKTIGEICRTMLDEYEVEPAPLEKDVFSLLQTLESQGLVKIEEA, from the coding sequence ATGAATTTGACTGACAGGGTGGCGATTCCGGCGCAAGTGATGGCGCGACAGGTGGGCAATGAAACGGTGATCCTGGATCTCGCCAGCGGAACTTATTTTGGGCTGGACACGGTCGGGGCACGTATCTGGATATTGCTGTCCGAAGGAAAAACCATCGGCGAAATCTGCCGAACCATGCTCGACGAGTACGAGGTCGAGCCTGCCCCCTTGGAGAAAGACGTATTCAGCTTGTTGCAAACGCTCGAAAGCCAGGGGCTGGTCAAGATTGAAGAGGCATGA
- a CDS encoding ABC transporter ATP-binding protein yields MLLTLAAPYRLALAVGLILMLCESAALLVMPWLGGRLAETFLQERAGSSTINIQVLFLGALALFAVQSVLKFSNIYLLGGTTTRILADLKIRVYDHLQALPLAFSHRRRHGDTLALLTHDVHVVSDYISGTALAALPLFFTVSGALALMFRIDSLLAMSAAIMIPLLYLLLKVFGRRMRPLARQLQEEHAIAIAIAEENLSMLPAIKTFTREQQESQRYRSQIERVVSLSAKERAIHAALGPGVQLVAAAGVVLMLWLAQGQIGHGALTVPQLVSFLLYAQVMARPMAGLADVYGRTQHARGALSRLATALAEEPEPNWHADKRMGTIDGNIEFRGVTFAYPGREPALKCLDLSIAAGETIAIIGPNGAGKSTVAHLLMRLHEPSRGSIFIDGVDIATVSLRSLRSQIGVVPQHVLLFNASVRDNIAYGRPEPTQDEVEAAARSARAHDFIMQLPQGYQTPIGDRGVRLSGGQQQRLALARALLKDPPVLILDEATAMFDPEGEREFLQGCVDVLRQRTVLLITHRPASLALADRVFKLDDGIMTSAGAG; encoded by the coding sequence ATGCTGCTGACATTAGCGGCACCTTATCGCCTGGCGTTGGCCGTTGGCCTGATATTGATGCTATGCGAAAGCGCTGCTTTGTTGGTTATGCCCTGGCTCGGTGGCAGGCTCGCTGAAACGTTTCTTCAAGAACGGGCAGGCAGCAGCACGATCAATATTCAGGTACTCTTTCTAGGTGCATTGGCGCTGTTCGCGGTTCAGTCTGTTTTAAAATTCAGCAATATATACCTGCTTGGCGGGACTACCACACGAATACTGGCGGACTTGAAGATCCGAGTTTACGACCATCTTCAGGCCTTGCCGCTTGCTTTCTCCCACCGAAGGCGTCACGGCGATACGCTCGCGTTACTCACCCATGATGTGCACGTCGTGAGCGATTACATCAGCGGCACAGCACTTGCTGCTTTGCCGCTCTTCTTCACCGTCAGCGGGGCATTGGCTTTAATGTTCCGAATCGATTCTCTTCTCGCGATGTCCGCTGCAATCATGATCCCATTGCTCTATTTACTGCTTAAAGTTTTCGGACGACGCATGCGGCCATTGGCGCGCCAACTTCAGGAGGAGCACGCCATTGCCATCGCCATTGCTGAGGAAAACCTCAGCATGCTTCCCGCCATCAAGACCTTCACGCGCGAACAGCAGGAATCGCAGCGTTATCGGAGCCAGATCGAGCGGGTCGTCAGCTTGAGCGCCAAGGAGCGCGCTATCCATGCCGCATTGGGGCCGGGAGTTCAGCTTGTGGCGGCGGCCGGGGTCGTTCTTATGCTTTGGTTGGCCCAGGGGCAAATTGGCCATGGGGCTCTCACTGTGCCTCAATTGGTGAGTTTTCTCCTCTACGCCCAGGTCATGGCGCGACCCATGGCCGGGCTCGCAGACGTCTATGGACGGACCCAGCACGCGCGCGGAGCGCTGAGCCGGCTCGCAACAGCCTTGGCCGAAGAGCCTGAGCCGAACTGGCATGCGGACAAGCGGATGGGAACAATAGACGGTAACATCGAATTCCGTGGTGTCACGTTCGCTTACCCGGGGCGTGAGCCCGCATTGAAGTGCCTCGATCTATCCATCGCCGCAGGCGAGACAATAGCCATCATAGGTCCCAACGGCGCAGGAAAGAGCACGGTGGCGCATTTGCTTATGCGATTGCATGAGCCTTCCAGGGGAAGCATCTTCATCGACGGCGTCGATATTGCCACGGTTTCCTTGCGTAGCCTGCGCAGCCAGATAGGGGTTGTGCCTCAGCACGTGTTGCTGTTCAACGCCAGCGTCCGCGACAACATTGCATATGGGCGGCCTGAGCCCACACAGGATGAGGTCGAGGCAGCAGCACGGTCGGCCCGCGCGCATGACTTCATCATGCAATTGCCGCAGGGCTACCAGACGCCGATTGGCGATCGCGGCGTGCGGCTGTCCGGAGGGCAACAGCAGCGGTTGGCATTGGCTCGGGCGCTGTTGAAAGATCCGCCGGTTCTAATACTCGACGAAGCTACCGCCATGTTCGATCCAGAGGGGGAGCGCGAGTTCCTGCAGGGATGCGTGGATGTGCTGCGACAGAGGACGGTGCTTTTGATAACCCACCGGCCGGCGAGCCTGGCGCTGGCTGATCGGGTGTTCAAGCTGGATGACGGCATTATGACAAGCGCCGGAGCCGGGTAG
- a CDS encoding nucleotidyltransferase family protein → MQEIDELLCASLRGENPPWPEHGNDEFVDRFLERSAYHGVQALLHHHIVDRERVDLGWPEVVLATCRQQATAQALWEMRHQYLLNQVLERLVAIGIHPILFKGTALAYEVYPAPFLRIRGDTDLIVPSGTRDRVAKALETLGFRELGTRAEVISGQTSYSWTDPVSSQEHTLDVHWRITNSTLLSNLFSYEELRSDARQLPNLSANALAADPVHALVLACMHRAVHKHALYYVDGVEYYGGDRLIWFYDIQLLFSMLSPSQRNEFVELAECKGLRATCLDGIEATRARFHTTIPEAVSGALSRPGPREAASGYLSGSRVSRIWMDFQAARGVRNRSGFLTELLFPPATHMRQKYRQANSSWLPWLYMRRAMAGFLKYLHTPNR, encoded by the coding sequence ATGCAGGAAATTGATGAGCTGCTTTGCGCCAGCTTGCGTGGCGAAAACCCGCCTTGGCCGGAGCACGGCAACGATGAGTTCGTGGACCGCTTCCTCGAGCGGAGTGCTTATCACGGTGTCCAGGCGCTGCTTCATCATCATATTGTAGATCGCGAACGCGTTGACCTGGGTTGGCCGGAAGTTGTCCTGGCTACTTGTCGTCAGCAGGCCACTGCTCAAGCATTGTGGGAGATGCGCCACCAGTACCTGCTGAATCAAGTACTGGAGCGGCTAGTGGCCATTGGCATCCATCCAATTCTGTTCAAAGGCACCGCCTTAGCCTACGAGGTCTATCCGGCGCCTTTCCTGCGTATAAGAGGTGACACGGACCTCATTGTGCCGTCGGGCACGCGGGACCGGGTAGCCAAGGCATTAGAAACTCTGGGGTTTCGTGAACTGGGAACAAGAGCGGAAGTCATCAGCGGTCAGACGAGCTACAGCTGGACAGACCCCGTCTCCAGTCAGGAACACACCCTCGATGTGCATTGGCGGATCACCAATTCCACACTTCTGTCAAATCTGTTCTCGTATGAAGAATTGCGCTCCGACGCCCGGCAACTGCCGAACTTAAGCGCGAATGCCCTCGCAGCTGATCCAGTGCACGCGCTCGTGCTCGCCTGTATGCATCGAGCGGTCCATAAACACGCTTTGTATTATGTCGATGGCGTGGAATATTATGGCGGCGATCGACTGATCTGGTTCTACGATATTCAGCTTCTGTTCTCGATGCTGTCGCCGTCGCAACGCAATGAGTTTGTTGAACTTGCCGAGTGTAAAGGATTGCGGGCGACCTGCCTGGACGGCATTGAGGCGACCCGAGCCCGTTTTCATACCACTATACCCGAAGCCGTGTCTGGCGCGCTTTCCCGTCCTGGACCGAGAGAAGCCGCTTCGGGCTATCTTAGCGGATCCAGGGTGAGCCGAATATGGATGGACTTCCAGGCCGCGAGAGGCGTGCGAAACAGGTCCGGTTTCCTGACCGAACTCCTCTTCCCGCCGGCAACCCATATGCGGCAAAAATATCGCCAGGCAAACTCATCGTGGCTGCCTTGGCTCTACATGCGCCGGGCCATGGCCGGGTTTTTAAAGTACTTACACACCCCGAACAGGTGA
- a CDS encoding helicase HerA-like C-terminal domain-containing protein, which translates to MADDKSIFIGASRKPDDSYQRAENLLLQYGNRHGLVTGATGTGKTVSLQILAEGFSNAGVPVFCADIKGDLSGIAMMGTAQDFLVKRAEQVKLDPYDFQEFPVIFWDLFGEQGHPIRATVSEMGPLLLSRLMNLSEAQEGIMNIAFRIADEEGLLLLDLKDLQALLANIAERAEEIGARYGNVTKPSVGAIQRTLLVLEQQGATNFFGEPALRIADIMRTTRDGRGAISVLAADKLMMNPRLYATFLLWLMSELFEELPEVGDPDKPKLVFFFDEAHLLFDDAPKVLIDRVEQVVRLIRSKGVGVYFVTQNPLDIPETVLAQLGNRVQHALRAYTPREQKAVRTAAETFRPNPDFDCATAITQLGTGEALVSTLEAKGVPSMVQRTLVRPPSSRLGPITPDERRTLIAESPVAGQYDQTVDRESAFEMLQKKAKDALDAAAQQQESGGSRWTIPGFGNDDPTPRPTGGRRAPAPRASNRQSVAEAAIKSVVRSVGTSVGRAIVRGILGSLARGRR; encoded by the coding sequence ATGGCTGACGACAAGAGTATTTTCATCGGAGCCAGCCGAAAGCCTGATGACAGCTACCAGCGCGCCGAAAACCTGCTGCTTCAGTATGGCAATCGTCATGGCCTGGTCACCGGCGCGACCGGCACCGGCAAGACCGTGAGCTTGCAGATTTTGGCCGAAGGTTTCTCCAATGCCGGCGTGCCGGTCTTCTGCGCCGACATCAAGGGCGACCTGTCCGGTATCGCTATGATGGGCACGGCACAGGATTTTCTGGTCAAGCGCGCCGAGCAGGTCAAGCTCGATCCCTATGATTTCCAGGAATTTCCGGTCATCTTCTGGGATCTTTTCGGCGAGCAGGGCCATCCGATCCGCGCCACCGTCTCGGAAATGGGGCCGCTGCTGCTGTCGCGCCTGATGAACCTGTCCGAGGCGCAGGAAGGCATCATGAACATCGCCTTCCGCATCGCCGACGAGGAAGGCTTGTTGCTGCTGGACCTGAAGGACCTGCAAGCGCTTCTTGCCAACATCGCCGAACGCGCCGAAGAAATCGGCGCTCGCTACGGCAATGTGACGAAACCTTCGGTTGGCGCAATCCAGCGCACGCTGCTGGTTCTGGAGCAGCAGGGCGCGACGAATTTCTTCGGCGAGCCGGCATTACGGATCGCCGACATCATGCGCACCACCCGCGACGGGCGCGGCGCGATCAGCGTGCTGGCCGCCGACAAGCTGATGATGAATCCCCGGCTCTATGCGACATTCCTGTTGTGGCTGATGTCGGAACTGTTCGAGGAGTTGCCCGAAGTCGGCGATCCCGACAAGCCAAAGCTGGTCTTCTTCTTCGACGAGGCGCACCTTCTGTTCGACGACGCGCCTAAGGTGCTGATCGACCGCGTCGAACAGGTGGTCCGCCTGATCCGTTCGAAGGGCGTCGGCGTGTACTTCGTCACCCAGAATCCGCTGGATATCCCCGAAACGGTTCTGGCCCAGCTCGGCAACCGGGTGCAGCATGCCCTGCGCGCCTACACCCCGCGGGAACAGAAGGCCGTGAGGACTGCCGCCGAGACGTTCAGGCCCAATCCCGACTTCGACTGTGCGACCGCAATCACGCAGCTCGGCACCGGCGAGGCGCTGGTCTCGACGCTGGAAGCCAAAGGTGTTCCGTCCATGGTCCAGCGGACGCTGGTTCGCCCGCCGTCGTCGCGCCTTGGCCCGATCACGCCTGACGAGCGCCGCACGCTGATCGCCGAGAGCCCGGTTGCGGGACAGTACGATCAGACCGTCGATCGCGAATCGGCTTTCGAGATGCTGCAGAAAAAAGCCAAGGATGCGCTGGACGCGGCGGCGCAGCAGCAGGAGAGCGGCGGCTCGCGCTGGACCATTCCAGGCTTCGGCAATGACGATCCCACCCCCCGCCCCACCGGCGGCAGGCGAGCGCCGGCGCCGCGAGCATCCAATCGCCAGTCGGTGGCGGAGGCGGCGATTAAATCGGTGGTTCGCTCGGTCGGCACGTCGGTTGGACGGGCGATCGTGCGCGGCATCCTCGGCAGCCTGGCTAGGGGGCGGCGCTGA
- a CDS encoding methylmalonyl-CoA mutase subunit beta, with amino-acid sequence MAGALNHDAELPNPDRQRWLALAEKALAGGSFEEKLVSHTDDGIRIEPLYDRSVTAEPQARANPGSPWIVSQRIDDPDVGRAKAQALEDVAQGATGLSLVFEGAPSAFGYGLPRTAEALETVLDGVPLNRIQVRIDAHPWSRAVADWLVAFLSKRRSDPAKLNLSFGIDPAAIFAGTGRLRMSIEALQASMPQSLAHFFSMGVPGVLLEADGRVFHNAGATEAQELGTMMASAVSYLRMFEEARQPLVYAAPHIGFALSVDQDQFVSIAKVRALRKLWARVQEACSISASTANVHAETSFRMMTSADPETNILRATIATFAAAAGGADSVSILPHTIAHGLPAGFARRVARNTQLIMANESHIDHVADPVCGSGAVETLTAELCEAAWEEFQRIEAEGGVLSSLQQGHIQKRVQAAAARRNAAYQAGERAIIGTTLHPSKSEGPVETLAAERRPAFTEGVAVCEPLFPIRIDQSIGAAS; translated from the coding sequence ATGGCCGGTGCCTTGAACCACGATGCCGAACTTCCGAACCCTGACCGGCAGCGGTGGCTGGCCCTTGCGGAAAAAGCCCTGGCCGGCGGATCCTTCGAGGAAAAGCTCGTATCCCATACGGACGATGGCATCCGGATCGAGCCGCTCTATGATCGTTCGGTCACCGCAGAGCCTCAAGCGCGGGCAAACCCTGGATCGCCGTGGATCGTCAGCCAGCGTATCGACGATCCGGATGTCGGCCGCGCCAAAGCCCAGGCCCTGGAGGACGTCGCACAGGGGGCCACCGGACTGTCGCTTGTCTTCGAAGGCGCGCCGAGTGCGTTCGGCTACGGCCTGCCGAGGACTGCCGAGGCGCTGGAGACCGTGCTTGACGGCGTGCCGCTCAACCGCATCCAGGTCCGCATCGACGCGCACCCCTGGAGCCGCGCCGTGGCCGACTGGCTGGTTGCGTTCTTGAGCAAGCGCCGGTCAGACCCGGCAAAGCTCAACCTGTCCTTCGGCATCGACCCGGCGGCGATCTTCGCCGGAACTGGCCGGTTGCGGATGTCGATCGAGGCCTTGCAGGCGTCGATGCCGCAGTCCCTGGCGCACTTTTTCTCGATGGGCGTGCCCGGGGTCCTGCTGGAGGCAGACGGACGCGTCTTCCACAATGCCGGCGCCACCGAAGCGCAGGAGCTGGGCACCATGATGGCTTCGGCGGTCTCCTATCTCCGGATGTTCGAGGAGGCGCGCCAGCCGCTAGTCTATGCGGCGCCCCATATCGGCTTTGCGCTGAGCGTCGACCAGGACCAGTTCGTGTCGATAGCCAAGGTCAGGGCCCTGCGCAAGCTGTGGGCGCGGGTCCAGGAGGCATGCTCGATCTCCGCCTCGACTGCCAACGTCCATGCCGAAACGTCGTTCCGCATGATGACTTCGGCGGACCCGGAGACGAACATCCTGCGCGCCACGATCGCCACTTTTGCCGCGGCAGCCGGCGGGGCGGATTCGGTCTCCATCCTGCCGCATACGATCGCGCATGGCCTGCCGGCGGGCTTTGCCCGCCGTGTCGCCCGCAATACGCAACTGATCATGGCCAACGAAAGCCATATCGATCATGTCGCCGACCCTGTTTGCGGTTCCGGCGCCGTTGAAACGCTGACTGCCGAACTCTGCGAAGCTGCGTGGGAAGAATTCCAGCGGATCGAGGCGGAAGGCGGCGTGCTGTCCAGCCTGCAGCAAGGACACATCCAGAAACGGGTTCAGGCGGCCGCCGCCCGCCGCAATGCTGCGTATCAGGCGGGCGAGCGGGCCATCATCGGCACGACGCTTCACCCGTCGAAGAGCGAAGGCCCGGTCGAAACCTTGGCGGCGGAGCGGCGGCCCGCCTTCACGGAAGGCGTGGCGGTGTGCGAGCCGCTGTTCCCGATCCGAATCGATCAATCGATCGGAGCAGCATCATGA